The DNA window GGACAGCATGATGGCAGCGATCTCTAGCCGCTATCCGACTGTTTTATATAGAGGAAACAAAGGGATAGGTTGGCGCCCTGGCGTTGGCTTTGCCCCCGGGATGGCTGCCGTTACGACGGATAAGCTGCTGATTCAAATATATAAAACTGTCCTCCTCTGCGCAGGCAGAGGATCTCAGGCCGAAAAGGGCAATGAGGGAAATATCCGGCGCCCGTTGTCCTTGGAGCTCTATATCGGCGTTGCGCCCCATCCTGCCCGAGATCCTCTGCCTGCGCAGAGGAGGACAGCATGATGGCAGCGATCTCCAACCGCTATCCGATTGTTTTATGTTGAGGGAACAAAGGGATGGGCTAGGCGCCCTGGCCCAGGAGTAGCTACCCTACGGCAGATTATCCCTCAGGAAGATCTCGATGCGGATGGCTTCCTGGCCTTCGATCAGCGGCGTGCCTTCGATCATCGAGCGGAGCACGCGGATGGCGCTGCGGATTTCGTGGCCGGGGTCCTGGTTGATGACGGCGTGGATCAGGCCGCCTTCCAGCGCGGCGCGGGTGTCGTCGTTGAGTTCGTGCGCCACGACCACCGGGCGCGCTTCCGCCGGCAGCTCGGAGAGCACGTCGAGAATGCCGTCGATGCCGGCGCCGATGTTGTAGAGGCCGACGATGTCGCCCTCGCGGGTGAGGCAGGCCTTGAGCGCCTCGCGCGTGGCGTCGCGCTCGTCGCGGCCTTCCAGCGTCAGGGTGGCCTTCAGATGCGGGAATTGCGTGCTGATCACCTGGCCGAAGCCGAGGCGGCGCTCGACGTGGTCGCGCACCAGCATGGAGCCGGCGACGACGACGATCTTGCCCGGCTTGCCGGCGAGGAACTGGCCGATCAGGCTGGCGGCGGTGCGGCCGGCCGCCACGTTGTCGATGCCGACATAGCGATGGCGGGGAAAGCGCGGCGCATCCGACACCAGGGTGACGACGGGGATGCTGGCGGCGTTGAGGCGGCAGAGTTCGGCCCGGACGGCCGCCGACTCGGTGGCGACCAGCGCCACGCCGGCCACCTTCTCGG is part of the Pleomorphomonas sp. PLEO genome and encodes:
- a CDS encoding LacI family DNA-binding transcriptional regulator codes for the protein MRPTVHDVARAAGVGIATVDRVLNERPGVRPATAERVKAAVDKLGFVRDASAAALARKRNHAFVFVIPQGANAFMRRLEAEAREAGQRLAGERVEIDVVSVPPFDGDALAAALRALEPEKVAGVALVATESAAVRAELCRLNAASIPVVTLVSDAPRFPRHRYVGIDNVAAGRTAASLIGQFLAGKPGKIVVVAGSMLVRDHVERRLGFGQVISTQFPHLKATLTLEGRDERDATREALKACLTREGDIVGLYNIGAGIDGILDVLSELPAEARPVVVAHELNDDTRAALEGGLIHAVINQDPGHEIRSAIRVLRSMIEGTPLIEGQEAIRIEIFLRDNLP